The proteins below come from a single Serpentinimonas raichei genomic window:
- a CDS encoding NADP-dependent oxidoreductase, giving the protein MTTNTRIVLAARPQGQAGLEHFRLETVPFEPLQDGQVRVRHHYLSLDPYMRGRMNEGKSYAAPQPLDEVMIGGTAGEVIESRHPRYSLGDWVVGMGGWQQYSVVDANPVGALHRVDPTHVPLSHYLGAVGMPGVTAWYGLVRIIDPKPGQTVTVSAASGAVGSAVGVLAKARGCRVVGIAGGPDKCAYVREQLGFDDCIDHRLHPDHLALAKALKAACPQGIDGHFENVGGAVLDAVLLRSNAFARIAICGMIAGYEGQPLPLLNPALILINRLRVQGFIVSEQMQDWPPALAELGQLVGSGRFRPRETIAQGIESAPTAFLGLLKGQNFGKQLVRLV; this is encoded by the coding sequence ATGACCACCAATACCCGCATCGTGCTCGCCGCCCGCCCGCAAGGCCAAGCCGGCCTGGAGCACTTCCGGCTCGAAACCGTGCCCTTCGAGCCCTTGCAAGACGGCCAGGTGCGCGTGCGCCACCACTACCTGAGCCTGGACCCCTACATGCGCGGGCGCATGAACGAGGGCAAGAGCTATGCCGCGCCGCAGCCGCTCGACGAGGTGATGATAGGCGGCACCGCAGGCGAGGTGATCGAGAGCCGGCATCCGCGCTACAGCCTAGGCGACTGGGTGGTCGGCATGGGTGGCTGGCAGCAATACAGCGTGGTCGATGCCAACCCAGTGGGTGCGCTGCACCGGGTCGATCCCACCCACGTGCCCCTGAGCCACTACCTGGGCGCGGTGGGTATGCCGGGCGTGACGGCTTGGTACGGGCTGGTGCGCATCATCGACCCCAAGCCGGGCCAGACCGTGACCGTGAGCGCCGCCAGCGGGGCGGTGGGCAGCGCGGTGGGGGTGCTGGCCAAGGCGCGTGGCTGCCGCGTGGTGGGCATTGCAGGCGGCCCGGACAAATGCGCCTACGTGCGCGAGCAACTGGGATTCGATGACTGCATCGACCACCGCTTGCACCCCGACCACCTGGCGCTGGCCAAGGCGCTCAAAGCCGCCTGCCCGCAGGGCATAGACGGGCATTTCGAGAACGTCGGCGGGGCTGTGCTGGATGCCGTGCTGCTGCGCAGCAACGCCTTTGCCCGCATCGCCATCTGCGGCATGATCGCGGGCTACGAAGGGCAGCCGCTGCCGCTGCTCAATCCGGCCTTGATTTTGATCAACCGCCTGCGCGTGCAAGGCTTCATCGTCAGCGAACAGATGCAGGACTGGCCGCCCGCGCTGGCCGAGCTCGGGCAACTGGTGGGCAGCGGGCGCTTCAGGCCACGCGAGACGATCGCGCAGGGCATCGAGTCGGCCCCGACGGCCTTTCTGGGCCTGCTCAAGGGCCAGAACTTTGGCAAACAACTGGTGCGGCTGGTTTGA
- a CDS encoding SDR family oxidoreductase produces the protein MNTQWQGRVAVITGAASGFGLEVARLAAQQGMKLVLVDVQAEALQRAVAELDALGAQTLAQVLDVSDAAAMDALGAAVQQHFGAPHFVFNNAGVGAGGLVWENSVADWNWVLGVNLWGVIHGVRVFTPLMLAAAAADPAYRGHIVNTASMAGLLTPPNMGVYNVSKHAVVALSETLYQDLALVTQQVRASVLCPYYVPTGISQSQRNRPAQWAAEAPTRSQLIGQAMSDKAVGSGKVSAAEVAAQVMAALDSGGFYLYSHPQALGNVQARWQAIVQGHNPPDPFAERPQVGEQLRAALRLG, from the coding sequence ATGAACACGCAATGGCAGGGCCGGGTGGCTGTGATCACCGGGGCCGCTTCGGGCTTTGGGCTGGAGGTGGCGCGGCTGGCGGCGCAGCAGGGCATGAAGCTGGTGCTGGTGGATGTGCAGGCCGAGGCTTTGCAGCGCGCCGTGGCTGAACTCGACGCGTTGGGGGCGCAGACGCTGGCGCAGGTGCTCGATGTGTCGGACGCCGCCGCCATGGACGCATTGGGCGCAGCGGTGCAGCAGCACTTTGGCGCGCCGCACTTTGTGTTCAACAACGCCGGGGTGGGCGCGGGCGGGCTGGTGTGGGAAAACAGCGTGGCCGACTGGAACTGGGTGCTGGGCGTCAACCTCTGGGGCGTGATCCACGGGGTGCGCGTGTTCACGCCGCTGATGTTGGCCGCTGCCGCAGCCGACCCGGCCTACCGGGGCCATATCGTCAACACCGCCAGCATGGCGGGCCTGCTCACGCCGCCCAATATGGGGGTTTACAACGTGAGCAAGCACGCCGTGGTGGCCCTGAGCGAGACGCTGTACCAAGATTTGGCGCTGGTGACGCAGCAGGTGCGCGCCAGCGTCCTGTGCCCCTACTACGTGCCAACCGGGATCAGCCAGAGCCAGCGCAACCGTCCCGCCCAATGGGCCGCCGAGGCCCCGACGCGCAGCCAGTTGATCGGGCAAGCCATGAGCGACAAAGCCGTGGGCAGCGGCAAGGTGTCGGCAGCCGAGGTGGCGGCCCAGGTGATGGCCGCGCTCGACAGCGGCGGCTTTTACCTCTACAGCCACCCGCAGGCGCTGGGCAATGTGCAGGCGCGCTGGCAGGCGATCGTGCAGGGCCACAACCCGCCCGACCCCTTTGCCGAGCGGCCGCAGGTGGGTGAACAGCTGCGTGCGGCCTTGCGGCTGGGCTGA